A genomic window from Candidatus Obscuribacter sp. includes:
- a CDS encoding RHS repeat protein, giving the protein MHFSKLDCVGCLSYHRHRGERETQGTDNYLLGHWEYNAKHEPIVFIDGSAQRTEYTYNSSGQPLTVKDANNNTTTMTYTGTCKATVGGTITAGNIATITVFDAGLAGGQKAVNYTVLGTDTTTTIATALKNAINADTALAAIGLTATSAAAVVTMSSNSVNVTSYTKTTTGTVTLALGANTWGYLTKIDGPLTGSQDVTTLTYDSFGRLATQTSSTGYQIAFTYDAMNRPLRTTYPDTTFEQTVYDKLDAVLTRDRNARWTERSYNSLDQLAYEVDPLGRKTQYTWCLCGSLAVLTDQLGRNTSWSHDIEGRLTTKTYPDNSTYTYLYEQKTSNVKTRTDALSQKTNYFYNPDGTLYQTSYPNPINPTAPVTNYWDYNFKRLTKTTKNDWGSYSYTYNNYVTSSGATLITGGGKLQLVHNDVIANSDTTYVYDSLGRTTNRSINGASNSVTWTYDAMSRVTAESNALGNFTYAYVDNTAGSSKGVTRLASVTYPNSQVTKYDWYPTAQDERLRQISNLGPSGTTISQFSYRYDPAGQIKQWQQLQGNTSLNYALDYDQAGQLTAAAASGGPQTNAYLKQNYYAYDPASNRTGNQSSTVTRARFTGTVTTGNVLTITVTDSGLTGGSKAINYTVQAGDTLTTIATKMAEAITVDTSLQALTVSASSSGAIISIKSTSPNVTSFAASTSGGATTAIAMGVTDNFVENATIGGTKKTGDILTITVKDPALAGGSKNVNYTVLAADTLTTIATAIKNAINADASLIAIGVSSTSVGTNITIKSTSANATTYAQSVNAGSTETITLSVNQNGPMVAGISGTKTTGDTVTIVTYDSALSGGTRSVTYTVQAGDTLATITSGIATALNADANLQGIGVSASVSGQRLTINSNSINPTTYRVTTSATATEVVSLGLPPNGVQTAVIGGTKTTGDVLTITTFDPALAGAQRQLTTPC; this is encoded by the coding sequence ATGCACTTCTCTAAATTAGACTGCGTAGGTTGTCTCAGTTATCATAGACACAGAGGGGAGCGCGAGACTCAGGGTACAGATAACTACTTGCTAGGTCACTGGGAATACAACGCCAAGCATGAGCCGATAGTGTTTATCGATGGCTCTGCTCAAAGGACTGAGTACACGTATAACAGCTCTGGGCAGCCTTTGACTGTAAAGGATGCAAATAACAACACGACCACCATGACCTATACTGGCACCTGCAAAGCCACTGTTGGCGGCACCATAACCGCTGGCAACATTGCCACCATCACTGTGTTTGATGCAGGACTGGCTGGCGGACAAAAGGCTGTAAACTACACAGTACTCGGCACAGACACCACCACTACTATCGCTACTGCGCTAAAGAATGCAATTAATGCTGACACTGCGCTTGCTGCTATTGGTCTAACTGCCACATCGGCAGCTGCTGTTGTGACCATGTCATCAAACTCTGTCAATGTAACCTCTTATACCAAGACTACTACCGGCACAGTGACTCTGGCTCTTGGGGCAAACACCTGGGGCTATCTGACAAAGATTGATGGACCGCTGACTGGCAGCCAGGATGTGACTACTCTAACTTATGACAGCTTTGGCAGGCTGGCTACTCAAACAAGCTCAACTGGCTACCAGATTGCTTTTACATACGATGCTATGAATCGTCCTCTCCGGACAACATATCCTGACACCACATTTGAGCAGACTGTCTATGACAAGCTTGACGCTGTTCTCACGAGAGATAGAAATGCAAGATGGACAGAGAGAAGCTACAACTCTCTAGATCAGCTTGCCTACGAAGTCGATCCGCTAGGACGGAAGACCCAATACACCTGGTGTCTCTGCGGCTCTCTGGCAGTTTTGACTGATCAACTGGGCCGCAACACTTCTTGGTCTCATGATATCGAGGGACGCCTGACGACCAAAACCTACCCGGATAACTCTACATATACCTATCTTTACGAGCAAAAGACGAGCAACGTCAAAACTCGCACTGACGCTCTCAGTCAGAAGACAAATTATTTTTACAATCCTGATGGCACCCTCTACCAGACTAGCTATCCAAATCCAATCAACCCAACCGCACCAGTCACAAACTATTGGGATTACAATTTCAAAAGGCTGACCAAAACCACCAAAAACGACTGGGGTAGCTATTCCTATACATACAATAATTATGTCACTAGCTCGGGCGCAACACTCATCACCGGTGGTGGCAAGCTCCAGCTTGTGCACAATGACGTCATCGCAAACTCAGACACTACCTATGTTTACGATAGTTTGGGTCGCACCACCAATCGCTCAATTAATGGAGCGAGTAACTCCGTAACATGGACCTATGATGCCATGAGCAGGGTCACGGCTGAGTCCAATGCACTGGGTAACTTTACCTATGCCTATGTGGACAACACCGCAGGCTCGTCTAAGGGTGTGACCAGGCTAGCCTCTGTCACTTACCCAAATAGCCAGGTGACAAAATACGACTGGTATCCCACAGCTCAAGATGAGAGGCTCCGCCAGATCTCCAATCTAGGACCTAGTGGAACAACCATCTCGCAGTTTAGCTACCGCTATGATCCAGCGGGTCAAATCAAGCAATGGCAGCAGCTCCAGGGCAATACCAGCCTCAACTATGCGCTAGATTATGACCAGGCTGGCCAGCTCACCGCGGCAGCCGCTAGTGGTGGACCGCAGACAAATGCCTATCTCAAGCAAAATTATTACGCATACGATCCTGCCTCCAATCGTACTGGCAATCAAAGCTCTACCGTTACAAGAGCCAGATTTACCGGCACAGTCACGACTGGCAATGTGCTCACAATCACAGTGACAGACTCAGGACTGACTGGTGGATCTAAGGCGATTAATTACACCGTCCAGGCTGGGGATACGCTGACCACGATAGCCACCAAGATGGCGGAGGCTATCACTGTCGATACAAGTCTCCAGGCTCTGACAGTGAGTGCATCATCTAGTGGCGCTATCATCAGTATTAAATCAACCTCTCCAAATGTCACGTCATTTGCAGCATCAACTAGTGGTGGCGCCACTACAGCGATAGCGATGGGAGTTACAGACAACTTTGTTGAGAATGCTACTATCGGCGGCACAAAGAAGACTGGAGACATACTCACAATCACAGTCAAAGACCCAGCACTGGCTGGAGGCAGTAAAAATGTCAACTACACGGTCCTAGCTGCTGATACTTTGACCACCATAGCTACCGCAATCAAAAACGCCATCAATGCTGATGCATCGCTGATTGCTATCGGAGTGTCATCCACCTCTGTTGGGACAAACATCACCATCAAGTCCACATCGGCAAATGCCACTACTTACGCTCAATCAGTCAATGCAGGATCGACAGAGACGATAACGCTCTCAGTAAATCAAAATGGACCGATGGTAGCTGGCATCAGCGGGACTAAGACCACTGGTGACACAGTCACCATCGTCACTTATGACTCCGCGCTCTCTGGCGGCACCAGATCTGTCACGTACACGGTCCAGGCTGGCGATACTCTCGCCACAATAACCTCAGGAATTGCCACAGCTCTAAATGCAGACGCCAATCTCCAAGGGATAGGTGTGTCCGCATCTGTAAGTGGTCAAAGGCTGACAATCAACTCCAACTCAATCAATCCGACTACTTATCGGGTGACTACAAGTGCGACAGCGACAGAGGTAGTCTCACTCGGCTTGCCACCAAACGGAGTGCAAACAGCAGTCATCGGCGGGACAAAGACAACTGGTGATGTCCTGACCATCACGACCTTTGACCCAGCGCTTGCTGGGGCTCAAAGGCAGTTAACTACACCGTGTTAG
- a CDS encoding IS3 family transposase, giving the protein MVEDGVAIKEACDAVALPRATYYRQTKITVVNKVPTAPKPVRRALTSEERQAVLRVLESPEYIDRAPREICASLADKGIYRCSVSTMYRIMGRSYEVKERRAVRRHQKYEMPVLRASGPNQVWAWDVTKLKGPHAWQFYFLYTIVDLYSRKVVGWMVAERENAKHAKRLFREVCRRERADSRQLIVHSDRGSTMTSLTLGLLFSSLGIVKSLSRPRVSNDNAFVESLFKTLKYRQLYPKRFYSLDEAQKYMREFFSWYNTEHYHSGVCHLTPHAVHSGLAASILKSRQAVMDTAYANHPERYVNGPPKVRELPTIVWLNGPQEKDEEKTA; this is encoded by the coding sequence TTGGTAGAAGACGGAGTGGCTATCAAAGAAGCCTGTGATGCTGTCGCTTTACCGCGGGCCACATACTACCGGCAGACCAAAATCACTGTAGTAAACAAAGTGCCCACGGCTCCCAAACCAGTACGCCGTGCCCTAACATCGGAAGAACGGCAAGCGGTGTTAAGGGTTTTGGAAAGTCCAGAATACATCGACAGGGCACCACGGGAAATTTGTGCAAGCCTTGCCGACAAGGGCATATACCGTTGTTCTGTGTCGACAATGTATCGAATCATGGGGAGGAGCTACGAGGTCAAAGAACGCAGGGCCGTTAGAAGACATCAGAAATACGAAATGCCGGTATTAAGGGCAAGCGGTCCCAATCAAGTATGGGCCTGGGATGTGACGAAGCTAAAAGGTCCACACGCATGGCAGTTCTACTTTCTGTACACGATTGTTGATCTCTACAGCAGAAAGGTTGTCGGCTGGATGGTGGCAGAAAGAGAAAATGCAAAACATGCGAAACGTCTATTCAGAGAGGTTTGCAGGCGCGAGCGCGCAGATTCGCGGCAACTGATAGTGCACTCCGATCGTGGCAGCACGATGACGTCCCTGACGCTGGGTCTGCTATTCTCCAGCCTGGGAATAGTCAAATCTCTGAGCCGGCCGCGTGTAAGCAACGACAATGCATTTGTCGAAAGTCTGTTTAAGACCTTGAAGTATCGCCAGCTATATCCGAAACGCTTTTATTCTCTAGACGAAGCGCAAAAATACATGCGCGAATTTTTTAGCTGGTACAACACAGAGCATTATCACTCAGGTGTCTGTCACTTGACCCCACATGCAGTGCACAGCGGATTGGCGGCATCGATTCTGAAGTCGCGGCAAGCCGTTATGGATACGGCGTATGCAAATCACCCAGAGCGGTATGTAAATGGTCCGCCAAAGGTACGAGAATTGCCCACTATTGTCTGGCTCAATGGACCGCAAGAAAAAGACGAAGAAAAGACCGCCTGA
- a CDS encoding transposase, with protein MQAEVEQLIGPRYGREQLGQMNRWGTQPGSIVLGAQKTPIAKPRVRKKNQDGSSVEIPLETYAAFNAPDALSQSVLNRMLSGVSGRNFAQTVEQVSDGAGLSKSTFSRKAIKATTALVKAFEERKLDKLNIQVILIDGRNVSIVLRHFFIVI; from the coding sequence ATGCAAGCCGAAGTTGAGCAGCTCATCGGTCCTAGATACGGAAGAGAGCAACTGGGACAAATGAACCGCTGGGGCACGCAGCCAGGCTCAATTGTCCTGGGTGCGCAAAAGACACCAATTGCAAAGCCACGGGTCAGAAAGAAGAACCAAGATGGCTCTAGTGTTGAAATACCGCTAGAGACCTACGCAGCTTTCAACGCCCCAGACGCGCTTTCACAATCAGTCTTGAACCGCATGCTCTCCGGGGTATCGGGAAGAAATTTTGCTCAAACTGTTGAACAGGTCAGCGATGGGGCTGGTCTTAGCAAAAGCACCTTTAGCAGAAAAGCCATTAAAGCCACCACTGCCCTGGTTAAGGCGTTTGAAGAAAGAAAACTCGACAAACTCAACATTCAGGTCATCCTCATCGATGGCCGGAATGTGTCAATAGTTTTGAGACACTTTTTCATTGTAATTTAG
- the bamE gene encoding outer membrane protein assembly factor BamE has translation MTSLKIFVCASALLVLFLCFQLFQLVAFERNFEKLTPGMTKEQVTQLLGTPTTRSGSVEISGPVWKGKALSPEHGAAVVGWRYGFLLAPFQVWGVSFNKSGHVNQIYVETSP, from the coding sequence GTGACAAGCCTTAAGATATTTGTCTGTGCATCAGCTTTGTTAGTCCTATTTTTGTGCTTTCAGCTTTTTCAGCTAGTTGCATTTGAACGCAATTTTGAAAAGTTGACACCGGGCATGACTAAGGAACAGGTTACACAATTACTCGGTACGCCGACTACAAGAAGTGGGTCGGTTGAGATAAGTGGACCAGTATGGAAAGGCAAAGCTTTGAGTCCTGAGCATGGCGCAGCTGTGGTTGGTTGGAGGTATGGATTTTTGTTAGCGCCTTTCCAAGTCTGGGGAGTATCATTCAATAAATCTGGTCATGTGAATCAAATCTATGTTGAAACTTCCCCGTGA
- a CDS encoding OPT/YSL family transporter: MEKSDLAVVEPDKGEDLSDDDWYKNVYQGDAVPQLTWRAVLMGGLLGALMSISNLYTMLKLGWAFGVAITACVLSFVLWNGLRLIFPKLSEMSILENNCMQSTASAAGYSTGATVGLAFGALLMITGKHVDWQILLPWTAVSALLGVFLAVPMKRQMINKEKLPFPSGIAAAQTLKSLHGKSKEAVVQAYALVAAMVAAGLTGFLKNGQYPWQIAAKLKIPEFIEFNLPWQKINLKDFPGFGFEPSMLLAAAGMLVGMRVSLSMLIGSLILYFFMGPYVLGLGEISSAKGLLKEWALWSGSAIMVTSGLTAFALEWRTIMRSFTTLKKADNTAGGDSTVDPIAHIEVPNSWLIIGIVPLAIASIALQYLAFSINPMVGLTTVVLSFFLGIVACRATGETDVTPMSAMCKITQLTVAVLAPKNIVTNLMAASVTANIASSSADLLTDLKSGYLLGANPRKQFIAQMAGVFFGLAAIVPAWYLMVPDQAALEAFQPPTVYMWKAVAEALSQGLDKIPVTARWGMLIGGLLGIVLSLTDKYLPAGVRKYTPSAMGLGLSWVMPFSNAFAFFVGALIVEVWKLINNKNAAVYVVPVASGAVAGESLVCAVIAIIDAVMALSGHR; this comes from the coding sequence ATGGAAAAATCAGACCTGGCAGTTGTGGAGCCCGACAAGGGCGAAGACCTGAGCGACGACGATTGGTATAAAAATGTCTATCAAGGTGATGCGGTCCCACAGCTGACCTGGCGCGCGGTCCTGATGGGCGGACTGCTTGGCGCACTTATGTCGATATCCAATCTCTACACCATGCTCAAGCTCGGCTGGGCATTTGGTGTAGCAATCACGGCTTGTGTACTCAGTTTTGTACTGTGGAATGGACTGAGACTGATTTTCCCAAAACTATCCGAGATGTCCATCCTCGAAAACAACTGTATGCAATCCACGGCATCGGCTGCCGGCTACTCGACCGGTGCCACAGTCGGTCTGGCTTTTGGTGCCCTGCTTATGATCACAGGCAAGCATGTAGACTGGCAGATACTTTTGCCCTGGACAGCTGTATCGGCATTGCTTGGTGTATTTTTGGCAGTGCCAATGAAGCGCCAGATGATCAACAAAGAAAAATTGCCTTTTCCCAGTGGCATTGCTGCTGCCCAGACTCTCAAGAGCTTGCACGGCAAAAGCAAAGAAGCAGTAGTGCAAGCTTATGCTCTGGTGGCAGCAATGGTGGCAGCAGGACTGACTGGCTTTCTTAAGAATGGTCAGTATCCCTGGCAAATAGCAGCCAAACTCAAGATACCCGAGTTTATCGAGTTTAACTTACCCTGGCAAAAAATCAATCTCAAAGACTTCCCGGGCTTTGGCTTTGAGCCCAGCATGCTACTGGCAGCAGCCGGCATGCTTGTCGGTATGCGTGTATCGCTATCGATGTTGATTGGCTCACTGATACTCTACTTTTTTATGGGACCCTATGTACTTGGGCTGGGAGAAATATCCAGCGCCAAAGGACTACTCAAAGAGTGGGCACTGTGGAGCGGCTCAGCTATTATGGTGACATCCGGGCTGACGGCATTTGCTCTGGAGTGGCGCACTATCATGCGCAGCTTTACCACTCTCAAAAAAGCTGATAATACTGCCGGTGGTGACAGCACAGTGGATCCCATAGCCCATATCGAGGTCCCCAATAGCTGGCTTATCATCGGTATAGTGCCTCTGGCAATAGCTTCCATAGCCTTGCAGTATCTGGCTTTTTCGATTAATCCGATGGTCGGTCTGACTACTGTTGTTTTGAGTTTCTTTTTGGGCATTGTGGCCTGCCGCGCTACCGGCGAGACCGACGTCACACCGATGAGTGCGATGTGCAAAATCACACAGCTGACTGTGGCTGTGCTGGCTCCCAAAAACATAGTCACCAATCTGATGGCAGCATCGGTCACAGCCAATATCGCCTCTAGCTCAGCTGATTTGCTTACCGACCTCAAGAGCGGATATTTACTGGGAGCCAATCCACGCAAACAATTTATCGCCCAGATGGCCGGTGTCTTTTTTGGACTGGCTGCTATTGTGCCAGCCTGGTATCTGATGGTGCCGGATCAAGCCGCCCTGGAAGCCTTCCAACCACCGACAGTCTATATGTGGAAAGCTGTGGCAGAAGCACTCTCTCAGGGACTCGATAAGATACCAGTAACTGCTCGCTGGGGCATGCTTATAGGCGGACTGCTTGGTATTGTACTGTCACTCACTGACAAATACTTACCCGCTGGTGTGCGCAAGTACACTCCATCAGCCATGGGACTGGGCTTATCCTGGGTGATGCCCTTTAGCAATGCCTTTGCCTTTTTTGTCGGCGCGCTAATAGTAGAGGTCTGGAAACTTATAAACAACAAAAATGCCGCTGTCTATGTCGTACCAGTAGCATCAGGGGCGGTGGCAGGAGAGTCACTGGTCTGCGCTGTAATCGCCATTATCGATGCCGTCATGGCGCTAAGCGGGCACAGGTAG
- a CDS encoding glutamate dehydrogenase, with protein MRASEATNHYFRRAAKELRLGAGLETVLMSPRREVKVECVIELDNGELGTFTGFRVQHDNSRGPYKGGLRYHPEVDPDEVNSLASLMTWKTAVANIPYGGAKGGINCDPGKLSHSEMQKVTRAFIDEIHDIIGPGLDIPAPDMGTNAQTMAWIVDQYSKYHGWTPSVVTGKPLELGGSEGREQATGQGIYFVTEAVLHDLKMDIKQARFVIQGFGNVGSWAARFIHGAGGRVIAIADATGAVYNKDGIDVTALWHHTTETGGVKGFSGAESLDPAKIFTLECDVLLPAALGNVITEANVKDLKCKVLIEGANGPTTPVADEYLIKQGITVVPDIFANSGGVIVSYFEWVQNVQQFRWRVERVNQELKSLMLDSYKEIKGICQSSDCDMRTAAFQLAITRVARTTALRGLENENFCMLSAPH; from the coding sequence ATGCGGGCTTCTGAAGCAACCAACCATTACTTTCGCAGAGCGGCCAAAGAGCTGAGACTGGGCGCAGGACTGGAGACTGTCCTTATGTCTCCCAGGCGAGAAGTAAAAGTTGAATGTGTAATTGAGCTTGACAATGGCGAGCTTGGCACTTTTACCGGTTTTAGAGTACAGCACGACAACAGCCGTGGACCATACAAAGGCGGCTTGCGTTATCACCCCGAAGTCGACCCAGATGAGGTCAACAGCCTGGCATCACTAATGACCTGGAAAACTGCTGTGGCCAATATCCCCTATGGCGGTGCCAAAGGCGGCATCAACTGCGATCCGGGCAAACTATCGCACTCCGAAATGCAAAAGGTAACTCGCGCCTTTATCGACGAAATCCATGACATCATCGGACCCGGTCTAGACATACCAGCGCCAGACATGGGCACTAATGCTCAGACAATGGCCTGGATTGTGGACCAATACTCCAAATATCACGGCTGGACACCATCTGTGGTTACTGGCAAACCGCTGGAGTTAGGCGGCAGCGAAGGGCGCGAACAAGCCACTGGCCAGGGCATCTACTTTGTCACAGAAGCAGTCTTGCATGATCTCAAAATGGACATCAAACAAGCACGCTTTGTTATACAAGGCTTTGGTAATGTGGGCTCCTGGGCAGCAAGATTTATCCACGGGGCTGGTGGCCGTGTCATTGCTATTGCTGACGCCACCGGGGCTGTTTACAACAAAGACGGTATCGACGTCACAGCACTCTGGCACCACACTACCGAGACCGGCGGTGTCAAAGGATTTAGTGGAGCTGAGTCTCTTGATCCAGCCAAGATATTTACACTGGAGTGTGATGTACTTTTGCCAGCCGCACTCGGTAATGTCATTACCGAAGCCAATGTCAAAGACCTCAAATGCAAAGTCTTAATCGAAGGCGCTAATGGACCAACTACCCCAGTGGCTGATGAATACTTGATCAAACAAGGCATCACCGTTGTCCCCGATATCTTCGCCAACTCGGGCGGAGTTATAGTCTCGTATTTTGAGTGGGTACAAAACGTGCAGCAATTCCGCTGGCGCGTAGAGCGTGTCAATCAAGAGCTCAAGAGTTTGATGCTTGACTCCTACAAAGAGATAAAAGGCATCTGTCAGAGCAGCGATTGCGATATGCGTACGGCAGCTTTTCAGCTAGCTATCACTAGAGTGGCTCGCACCACAGCTTTGCGTGGACTCGAAAACGAAAACTTCTGCATGCTCTCAGCCCCGCACTAA
- a CDS encoding ATP-binding protein: MKFVITGGPSVGKTTIVTGLQNIGYKVVHEIATRTIKEGKFLPWVDRQKFQAEVLRRQLSAEAAILDFDKPVILDRGLFDGEAYYLYDKLPVPNAFGNLDASQYAAAFLIEPLTFFEETEVRREDLTFTKEISVILEHCYESRRVKVVRVPAMPPTERIQYVMQQIEAIKKTQVTSVEQATHRAAMAFRPVYSGMATSIY, translated from the coding sequence ATGAAATTTGTAATCACTGGCGGTCCATCAGTCGGTAAAACGACAATCGTAACTGGACTGCAAAATATCGGCTACAAAGTAGTGCACGAAATAGCCACCAGGACCATCAAAGAAGGCAAATTTTTGCCCTGGGTAGACAGACAAAAATTTCAAGCTGAAGTATTGCGCCGCCAGTTGTCGGCAGAAGCAGCAATACTAGACTTTGACAAACCAGTCATATTAGACCGTGGATTATTTGACGGCGAAGCCTACTATCTTTATGACAAATTGCCTGTGCCAAACGCCTTTGGCAATCTCGACGCCAGCCAGTATGCAGCAGCCTTTTTAATAGAACCGCTGACCTTTTTTGAAGAAACCGAAGTGCGCAGAGAAGACCTTACTTTTACAAAAGAAATTAGTGTCATCCTCGAACATTGCTACGAAAGCAGAAGAGTAAAAGTTGTACGCGTGCCAGCGATGCCGCCAACTGAACGAATCCAGTATGTAATGCAGCAAATCGAAGCAATCAAAAAGACGCAAGTTACATCAGTCGAACAAGCCACACACAGAGCAGCAATGGCATTCAGACCGGTTTACTCCGGAATGGCCACCAGCATCTATTAA
- a CDS encoding CoA-acylating methylmalonate-semialdehyde dehydrogenase, which yields MVATKTSSGTQCKLLVGGEWIASTATEYQEVFNPSTGEVIAKTPMGGKADMDKAVQAAQKAFLEWKEVPVVERARVMFKFKALLEEHYDEIARCVTREHGKTFAEARASLQRGIEVVEFACGIPSLMMGESMENIARNVDCETIRHPIGVCAGISPFNFPAMVPLWMYPIAITCGNSFILKPSEKVPLTAMMIGDLLSKAGLPAGVFNIVHGGKDCVDAIIEHPGIRAISFVGSTHIAKYIYQNGTAHGKRVQAAGGAKNHIIIMPDADIEQTVQALQASAFGCAGERCMAGSLAIPVGEAAEELIPQLVASSERMKIGPTDGDGSPDMGPLVTKEHLDKVKGLIAKGSSEGAKLALDGREIQAAKEGKGFFLGPTIFDHAKTDMSIVKEEIFGPVLSVVRVKTLEDAINVGKDCPYGNGAVIYTNSGRSAREFKRHFNAGMIGVNVGVPAPMAWFPFTGWNNSFFGDLHIQGSEGIQFYTQQKMTMTRWFEPKADKFQDPIWKPKN from the coding sequence ATGGTCGCCACAAAAACCAGCAGCGGCACCCAGTGTAAGTTGCTTGTCGGCGGAGAGTGGATTGCATCCACCGCCACGGAATACCAGGAAGTCTTTAATCCCTCCACCGGTGAGGTAATCGCTAAGACCCCCATGGGCGGTAAAGCCGACATGGACAAAGCAGTGCAAGCTGCGCAAAAAGCATTTTTAGAATGGAAAGAAGTGCCTGTCGTAGAGCGCGCTCGCGTTATGTTTAAGTTTAAGGCTCTATTAGAGGAGCACTACGACGAAATTGCCCGCTGTGTCACAAGAGAACATGGCAAGACTTTTGCCGAAGCAAGAGCCTCACTGCAGCGCGGTATCGAAGTCGTAGAATTTGCCTGCGGCATTCCCAGTTTGATGATGGGCGAGAGCATGGAAAACATCGCTCGCAACGTCGACTGCGAGACCATTCGCCATCCAATAGGTGTTTGCGCTGGCATCTCACCATTTAACTTCCCGGCCATGGTGCCACTATGGATGTACCCAATTGCCATCACCTGCGGCAATAGCTTTATCCTCAAGCCCTCCGAAAAAGTGCCACTAACAGCCATGATGATTGGTGACTTGCTCTCTAAAGCAGGACTACCAGCCGGTGTCTTTAATATCGTCCATGGCGGCAAAGACTGTGTTGATGCCATCATCGAGCATCCCGGCATCAGAGCCATATCATTTGTGGGCTCTACTCACATTGCCAAATACATCTATCAAAATGGCACTGCCCATGGCAAAAGAGTGCAGGCAGCAGGTGGTGCCAAAAACCACATCATCATCATGCCTGATGCCGACATCGAGCAGACAGTACAAGCCTTGCAAGCATCAGCCTTTGGCTGTGCCGGTGAGCGCTGCATGGCCGGTAGCCTGGCCATACCAGTAGGCGAAGCAGCCGAAGAACTGATACCACAACTGGTGGCATCCTCAGAACGTATGAAAATCGGACCGACAGATGGCGATGGCAGTCCTGATATGGGACCACTGGTGACAAAAGAGCACCTCGATAAAGTCAAAGGTCTGATTGCCAAAGGCAGCTCAGAAGGAGCCAAACTGGCTCTCGATGGCAGAGAGATACAGGCCGCCAAAGAAGGCAAAGGATTTTTCCTGGGACCTACAATCTTTGACCATGCTAAGACCGATATGTCTATCGTAAAAGAAGAAATTTTTGGACCAGTACTATCTGTGGTGCGGGTTAAAACTCTCGAAGACGCTATTAATGTGGGCAAAGATTGTCCTTATGGCAATGGTGCTGTCATCTATACAAACTCAGGACGCTCAGCCAGAGAGTTTAAGCGGCATTTTAACGCCGGTATGATCGGTGTCAATGTCGGCGTTCCAGCCCCGATGGCCTGGTTCCCCTTCACTGGCTGGAATAATTCGTTCTTTGGCGATCTCCACATCCAGGGCTCTGAAGGCATCCAGTTTTATACTCAACAAAAGATGACTATGACCAGATGGTTTGAGCCAAAAGCAGATAAGTTCCAGGACCCTATTTGGAAGCCTAAGAACTAA